The segment AGCTctttatgttggtttttcccTGTAACTTGTCACCTTTCTGTACATCACACAGTTGGTCACACTGAATGTGCCTAATTTCTTATGCTGCTACTGCTATACAGTTTGCTCTTGCACTTCTTTCATATAGTACTTTGCTCAgtgttgattttaattttttttttttttttttttggaataaactgtcttgttttcttgttctgtggtgaaaataaatgactgtaatTCAACCGCCATCCTAACAATGGCTGACAATTTATCATTGCTGCAGTGTAATGCTGTTGGTTGTGCTTACTGGATGCCTGTGGGTGTGGGCTCAGAATCTGGAAGTATCTCCTGGGGAATATCTGTCACTGGCTCCTGAGTAAGCTAGAGAGAAAAGTGTAAATTAACAACAATCTGCagcagacaagacagaaaaactTCCCAGCTGCCAGTCACTAGTGTCCCACGGAAACAGAAGCCCAGCCAGTCAggtggaaaagcaaaaaaagggTGACAGTTCACCTAATGATCaatgaacacatacacaaacattatTGTTGTAATTCCAAAGACAATATGGTGACTTATAACAATTTCCCAGGCAGCCTATTATGTTGAGCAGGGGCTGAAATACTGAGGTTGTTAAGTTTTCTGCTTTGGATTTGGTATAGTAAAAGTGACACACTAAAACAGTTATACATTAGCCACCAAACAGTGTGTGTCCTGTAGACTTTGTACATGCCCCCATTAAATGATAAGAATGAGAAGtgataagaaagaaagaacaatgacaagaaaataaatcaagtcTGCAAGGAGATGTATCTGCCTTCACTGCCAGTTCATACGGGGAAGCCTTAGGAGTATAGTACAGGGATTGGTTCTTCATGGTACACTTGTCCCTCTTCAGCATGTCCAGCTAAGAAAATGAGATGCATCAAACATGACATGCTGCAATCCTGtattctccatctcctccaacACCATGTGCAACCAAATACAACAAAGCAGACTGTGCCCTGTGAAACTCTCCAACTCTTTAACCACCAAAGTTTGAGCTAGAAGTAAATATATGACTGAATGATGGGAGTGATACTGACCCTGTTGGCCCGTGACCAATGTTCCTCCACAATGCTCCCATTCaattctctctccctgtctgtacTAGAAGAGAGCAAGCTCTGGCTCTCCATCTGTTGTTGGAGTGAAAATGTGCGCACTCAGTCAGCACTACACACAATACCCACTGGAATtaaattgtaatttttaaaaacgtGGACTACAGGCCCAAGCTTCCCTCTTCAACCATCTGAGTGATGCTGAAGGTCCgggaggaggatgaggtggGAACATGGATGATGTCTGACTGAGACACAGGTGGAACCTGCGGGGTTAGTTTTAAAAGAGTTTAAAGTAATTACCACCCAATCCTTACACCAAAAAAGTCAATTTGTAGTACTCTGTCCATCTAAGAACTAGACTACTTAGGATTTAAGAAGGGTGGAATAAGAGCTGCATACCCTTGATCCTAATCCTGTGGGTTCATCTAGAGAGGATGTTCGACTAAGCTCAATGGGAATTTGTGAGCACTGAGACCGACTCCACTCTGATGACAACTCTACCACATTCCCTGCATTCCTCTTGGGCCTTGGTTCCCAGTGTCTAGAGGCACAGGCACGCTAGACGAGGCCAGTGGCAATCCggtcaaacacacaaaacacaggtaAGTTTCAGAGAAgtcaaatctaaaaaaaattctgtacaAACAGTGAGAGAATCTGTTGGATTTACCAGTCTTGAGGACATTAAAAAGCACTGGGGGTAAACATAATCACCATTCTGCAAACACAACTCTGCCTGTGAAAGGTTAAAAACAACACTTTAAGATACAAGCACTATTTCACAGATTGGGCACTGTCCTCTGAGGCCTGAGTTTGCAGTTACAATCTATGACCACTAAGTGGCACTGCAAGGATGACTTTTCCATCTAGCCAGTAATGGGCCATAGTTATAAAGTAAGACAATAAATACAAGGCCTATAAATGTGCAAAACCtaatatgtaatatatgtaaATAATTTTAGCCAGTTcaagaaatgcagttttttaAATACAGGCGATGTCAGTAACTTTTAACTCACCTGGCTGATTTCTTGCTGGGCCTCTTCCAACTGTGCAGCTCTTTCTTGTCTTACTTGTTCTGAATCTGTACAAGTCATAGCAAAATAATACAATGCAGATGCTAGTGATTATCTGATGATGGTCTGGATTCTTGACACAAAGACAACCTACAATATTAATGATCATAcccaactcctcctcctcttcttcttccctgtcctcctcctcttcttcactgTCAGAGTAGAGGGCACCATCCCCTGTCCCATTTGGTTTGTGCTGGGCATCAGGCTCAAGTAGTTTCTTAAGTTTCCTCTCATACAGAGCCCTGGTGGAACctagcacacacatacacacggacACAACCCTCAACCTTTTGTAGATAGTCCTCCAGAGGCTACTACAAGCACATCTGAAAAGGCAAAACAAGCGGAACAGACCCTACTATCCAGACTAAAAGCGGACATTAGGCATGATGCTATACATTTAATTAACAAtgaaaactaaataataaaaactgtatttgtgaTAACAGCAATTTATCCATCTCAAGAggttacattttgttatttaccTCAACAAGGATTGATAGACCTGCAAAATACCTGGCGTACAAATATGATCTTAtgcattattagtagtatttgCTACACGATAATTTTGGTTAATATTACATTTCTTCAGTTCATTATTGTTAACCTAACAAATGATACTCTGAGAAAGCTTACCAACAATGGGTCCAGCTTTAACCCCATGTTTGAGCAGCATGGCCTTCAAGTCATCATCAGTCAGATCAGCGAGGTCCAACATCTGTGGATCCTTGGCATGCTCTTCTTTGTccttttcaaaacagaaaaaaaattacttaaaCTGATAAATGTCTTTGTTTAAGGGAATACCACTGACAAATGcttgaaacatgaaaaactgtGGCTTGAATGTAAGATTGcagctaatgattattttcactgtctaCTAATCTATcaattgttttttattaatcATCATTTTTGCCAATACAGTttcaaaaactgacaaaatgctCATGGGAAACTATCAGAGCTGAAAGtaatgtcttcaaattgctttcttagtctgagcagcagccacacacacaaaaattattttattacattatatttattacattattttttcttgtgataTAAATAGGGAAACCTAAGCAAATCTCAGCATCTTAGTCATCCTAGTGAAGCCATTATCGGTAATTGTTTGggaattttatttgataaatgactgaaaCCACAGACACTAATCTAAGTGTCTCTGCTAAAACCATACAGTGATTATATTTCTCAATAaactaatcaattaatcaaccCATAGCTTTGGGAGTACTTGACTGCCAACGATTTCATAGGCATATGATGGACAACTAAAATTTTCACCTAATCAAGGTCAAAGTCTCATGCTTTCACACATGCCTATCCTGACACCCAATGAACAATCTGAGAAGACTAAATTAAGAATATGCAAATCTCGCAGCCTATTCTAATTTTGAAATTCTGCCCTGATGAAACAGTTAATTTCGTTGTGAAACCTATGCCAAACCAAAGTAAACACAATCTGCTCAAACAGACGGTGCTTTTACACCCTGacacaacacagaaatagcTTTAGACGTTAAGTGCTGGTAGAGCTCCTGCTCCTgccacaaataaatgaatgtgacaGGTGTGAAAGGCAGGCAACAGTAAAGGCAGTCCCTCACTGCAGACATGTCTCATGTAAATCTATACCAGCTATACAGCTGGTGGTTCAGCAGTCAATGAGACAACAAATGTGAAGGCAGGCTGAGGGACAGCTTGGTGGTGAGTGACCCAGATTGAGctcctcactcacacacacacacacacacacacacacacacacacacactgcagtccaGCATGGCCAACTTCACAGCTGCTGACCTTGCAGGGTATCAGTTCAGATGTATTCACAGCAGTTGCAAAGGTGCATTCTGAACTCAGTGCCACTGAAGACACCACGGCTGATGTTTCCACACCGAGCTAAGATATCTGGTGGGATATCTGGTGATCTCAACCCAATATGAAAGCAATAGTTTGGTGGTCATGGTCACCACTACATGATCGCTTTGGGCAGCGCTGTTTTGGTCTGTGAAAAGTGGCTGATTTCAAATTCGACCATGGTAGCCAAGTGGGTCTACCAAAACCACCTTGCAGAGGCTATTGATTTTTTCTCTGCATTCACTGCTGATAGTGCATCAAGTCGACGCGCAAGTTAGTCTACATGCATGAAGTTACACGAGTCAGCAAATCTCCAAGTTGACTCTAAAACAAATCTGACGAAATTTCACAATTGCTCGACTCACGATGGCATCTTGTTCATGATCCTCCTCGTCGCTGGAGAAATCGGCAGCATTTTTCTGATTCACGTGTTTCAGGTACAACTGCACGTAAACCTCTTTTTTACTCTCCGCGGATGGCAGCGAGACGTTGTGGGCGACCAGGTCCGACTTCAGTCTGGACTTGGAGAACTTAGCGGGATCTTCCACGAACACCGGCATGCTCCAGTGATGAGAGAGACCGAAAACAAACACTAACCTGACGTGCCTCACTACTCTCACACTGATTTAGCAGAGTAAACGCCTTTGAAATCAGATGAACTGGTAAGAGTAATTCCCGAGTAATGTGCTTGCCTGGTCTGCTGGGAACCACACGGACTAAACTGGCAACAGCTGCAACTGCCGGCTTGATTGACAGCCAACACACAACCGCAATGTAAGGAGCAGGGCGTCTACaactttaattaaaattaacCTGAAAACACTTTAACAACTTTTAAATGCCAATCTAATTTTGTCAGTGAACTAAAAAGACAATTTAAACGACGGATACGTTAGAAACATGTTGGAAAATGTTAGCTAACTAATATTATTTAGCTAGAGCGAGCTCGAGCTGAGGAAAAGTAACGTTAAACGTCTTTgtaaccaataaaaaaaaaagtcataccGTTGAATTTCGATGCTATTATTTTAAAAGTTCAAGGTTCAGACACACAATTTCACCTGCCAACTCAGTGTCAGTGAAGGAAATGACCAGCTAAAATTGACTTACAGGTGTGGGGTTGCCTCCGGTGCATGGTGGTACTGCAGTTTGCCTGGAAGGACGCCACCTAGTGGACGATGTAGAACAGAAGGCGTGAGTTTTTTATGGTGGTGTCTTGAAGAATATTTCCTACCAACCCCATCTAACCTGGACCTAACAAGTTAACCTGACTTCAATCGGTAAAATCCTCTGGTGTGTATTGTAATTAAAACCTGGAGACTCTTGGCCCTGGTAGGCCTAAAAGCTTTCCTAACAGGTGTTACTTTGTCCTGTCATTTCAGGAAGagctaaattaaaataatgaaaaagatattttcccatttagccccagtgcagtctgtccatccagacagattttatgtgatttggtgaggtttccaatcTGTCACAACCTTCTTATCTTACGGCAGCCCAGCACAATGTGGCTGGATGCGTATTTGTTTGTGGAACtcaagttgttaaaaaaaaaaaaaaatgtacatgtgagaAACTCAGCCGCcgcagctctttccaaaaacattgGCAGCAATACCTGGCatataatccacagccctgAGTGGCAAAGAGCTTCGCTGGAAACCATTTACCACTGAGGAACACTGGTAAATTGTATTTATCGGCCTCGAGGGGCAGATAGATACGGTTTGCCAGTGTTGATCAGAGTTTCATTTGGAACTGCTTCTAAGAGTTTTGTTGAGAACGATTTCCTGCCATAGGCGTGTAATTTTTTGACCGTTTGAGCTTCACAAAACAGTGCCCATCCAGCTTCATTGCACTATTAAGGTAccaggagacagggaaggtcatgacagactggaaacctcaccaaatcacacaaaacttTCTGGATGGACAGTTTGCAATAGGGgtaatttttgtattttgggtaaaCTTTTCCTTTAATGTCCAGAAGCAGCTTTTTTCACACCCAGTAGTTAATTGCATTCACTTGTCGTCCTTAGTGTGAATCAGCCTCTGATTAACTGGCTACAATGACAAGCACCACTTTTCCTGGAGCCTGAGGACCAGGGTTGTGTTAGGATACTACATGAAAAATGTAACTCTACGGCGAAAGTAGGAGGCCCAGTAGTATATTTGGCATAGTAGTATCTTGTTCTCAACATGTCCCAGGATTGAGAGCCACTGCCATTCATTGTATATTCAAAAAATGATCTACttattacaacaaaataaaagaagctCACCTTCAGATTGCCAAAAGTGGGTGTCAACCCTTAGCCATTATTCCCTTCCTCCTGTTGTGTTTCAGGCAGAGACACCAGAGTTGTTTTCTTCACAGCCAACATGGTATACACCtgaaagaaaattatttttctcaaaaactgctaacacaaaaatggaaattttATTTCTGGGTTTTGTCAGTACTTTCACCTTGGGTGTAATTTGGAAATAAAGCTTGGATGTTTGTAACAAAAGATATCTGCAAGAGAAAGTCATATCTCTCAACTCTCCCATTAATGTCAATACACCTAgagcagtttcttttttttttttttttaaatccctgcTGAATTTGCAACAATGTTTGTAGAAtccagaaacagaaaatgagtgAAAAGGATATGCTCATTTAAAACTGCACCAGGCAACTTTGCACATTTGTAGCCCCAGTTGGCAGTGAGAGGTAGCTTACTTTTAAGGACTTATGCTGCCAAGTTCATTTTAACTTAAACATTTCAACTCAGAAGtcaaaatttccatttttaattttgtaaattTTAATCTTGTCACCACATTGTGTTTATGTTGACTgctgaaatataaaaaacaccCTTGTATTGAAACTTTTTTAACACCATGCCTGTGCTATGATGTTCCTTTGCCTGAAATCAGAGAAATCACAGCTCTGAAATGATCCTCAGATTTCAAAGTTGTAATTCCAAATTTGGCTGaccatttaatatttttttcaacaagTCAGTGCTCATTTTTCAATGAGCCCTACGCTGAAACAATGCAGGTGTGTTTACACCAGAAGTAATGCAACCCTATGTCACTAAAATGCAGTCTTTGTGGACCTGAATTTCTTCTCTCAGGCTGGTGGGAGTGGAGCTTttggcagcagcaggatgatcATTGTTGTCTAGTTTGTCCTGTGCTGCAGGGGCAAGTTTTGTACTTTTATCTTTCAAGTTTCGATTTGCCACTTCCTGTGCTCAAAGATTTCTCTCCAGTGATCATACCTGGCACCAGCAAGTTATTTGGGCAACTGATGCAAACCTATGGTGCCTCAATCAGGGGGCATCTTCTCTTCTGCAGCCCTGCATCATGATTTAAGTGGACACACCACTACAGACAGAGTGCACTGCTTTAACTGAGTGCATCCTTAGCCATTTGGAAGTGACAGAACAAATCCACCCTAAATCATAACTCATGTAAAGAAAATCACTGTTGATGAATGTAAATTAATTTAGCTTGCTGTAGTTAATATACTCTAGGTATCTTATAACTCTGCCCACTGTAAAACATCATGGCTAATAATTTACATGTTGTACATCCCACTATACCCCAACATCCATCATAAACATGCCCAATTTTCTAATGAGCtctacatgaaaaaatataCTAACATCTCAAGGGAAAGGGAAATGTTGGCCTACACTGGTTTTGAATGTTTCTTTTGATACATTTTGAAACTGGGTTGCGAAATTGCAACTTGTCACACTTTGTCCTCCACCATGTTTTAGTTGCCAGACAGTTTTTGCTACTGATTGAGAGCAGGCAGGATCTTTGTAAACCGTCTTGTCTGGAACCTGCCACTTGGAGggttttaaagttttaaagcAACACATCACAAATGAGTGAGACTCTTTGCTGGTCTCCAGCGATGTTGTgattgaacatttttaaacatatcaAAGCAATATATCAAGGTTTCAACATTAACACTGTGACAGTAATTAGTAAGAAAATGGAACTGAAAGGCTATACAAAAAGTTAATAACTTAATAAGTCATAACTCAAACCTAATAAAAAAATTTGTTCTTACTCATACTCTCTTTGCAGAGAATCAATGCTTTAGATTTAGAAAGTGTGGCCTGCATACTTCCAAGTTCAAAGTCACAACACATTCAACAGAGGGGTATTAAGTTTTCTGGGGCAGAATGCTGAATGCTCTTGGAATGCTCTTGAAACTCTGTTCATGACAAGGAAGGGGTAGGAAGCATGAGGGACCACATCTAAAGGGTTTAGTGCAAGCATTCTGGTGGCTCAGTTGGAGCATACCACGTACCCGCAAAGTCCAGGGTTCAAAAGCGGCCACGGACATccccctttgtctctctttcctgtttttctctacTGTAAACTAGTGAATAAAGCAAAAATACccaaaaataatcattaaagGATCTAGCGCTATATCAAgcccacaaacacaaaaacactaacGATcaggagtttgtttttgtttttatgactcAAGTGCATCAATTAATCAGTGATTTCTGAATAAGCCACTGAACAAATAACGAGGAGGGTCATGATAGATGTCATGCAGTTGAGCACTGCTACGGGGCAGcataaaatcattttcttgattttagaTACCAGCTAATTTTCACTGAAGGAGAACCATGCTGAGGCAGTGATTTCTGCCCGTTGGTCATGACAAGATAGATAAGTGAGCAAACCAAATAAGATTAATCTGAAGATTCCTGCTTTCTGCTCAACAAGTTGGAATGGGCATCACAGTATGACAGCTGGGTATATTATAATAGCATGATGTGAGAAAGTTGTCCAGGTTGGAAAAGCAGAAGGCAATATATGTAGTTGTAGTTTCTGTATTCCAAATACATCTTATGCCAGTGGAAAAATGTATTCTGTCACCTTGAGTGAGAATATGGTTAGCTTTTAATAATTCCAACTCTAGCAGTAAAATGTTTCTGGTGTCGCCTGTTTTCACACTTTGCTGTCATTGTTGTGGaataaaatcattatttacTGTCATTACAATTGTTCTTTAACCACTGAAATGCCAGCTGGTTGATAGAGAGGGAAAGCAGGCAGTCATAGTTAGTGCATGTCATTATTTTGGCACCAAACTCTCAGgagcaacaaaaataaaaaacaataggcccttctccctTTGGGAGGGCTCGGGCCTaattaaagaagaaaacaaatggatAATGTACATAAGGTCATTGAATCTATAATGGATAACATATCTTCTTTTAATTTCCAGCAGTTTTTGTGTGTAACATTTTTGTATTCTTGCCACTGCTATTTATTTAGCAACTGTGGAAAACATGCACAATTGCGATGCATTCTACAGAACCTGCTGAAACATCAGAACAATAACTTTGCAATTATCAGCGGCAATATAGATCAAGTTATTTGTAAATTTGATTGCCAAGGACTGTAGCAATAATGTTTTTTAGAGATGCAATATTGATTGATTTCATATGACATTGACTTTCACCGGCACTGATAGCAAAATCTGAAGGAGGACTGGTGCCGATTCCTTCATAAACGTTTTGGTGTGAAAGCTTTTCGACGGCCCTCACAAAGGGACTGGGGATCAATGGGATAAGCTTAAAAAAATCGTCAATCTCCTCTTTACAATAACAGATGGCGTAGACTATGTCACAATCATTAGGAAATAAACAACTTGCCAAAATGCATAGAGTTGAAAGTAAAACGAGTGCTCTAAGCtcatctgacagcagcaggaaaagaacagtttcattttcatgacCATCTGCTAATCCATGACTTCCATGAAGACCAGGCAGTCTTTTCAAATCCAAAACAGTGGTAGCAGTTAAGCAACGTTAATCGTCCAGCATCACCATTTGCCCCACGACACAATATGATTGTTGCAAGGAAAGATGCTGCAATCTACCACTCTCAAAATCTAGTGTGTATACTATTATAATTATTTCTTACATTTGCCACTTAGAAGCTATATATAACTGGGATGAATGCTACAGAAGCTACTTGGTAGGTTATCAAAAATAGCAAACAATGATCCTGTGTTTGGATTTCGTCACTGATATGGCCGACAAGGGGGAAATAACATAAACCATAATACAAACAGCATGCTAATAATAGCCTTAAAACCTAGTCTAAAAACACATTGTCGCCATGGCTGATCGTCCACTCTGTACCCAATGGCTTTAAACCCTACATGACATGTTAGAAAGAGCTCACATAGGAATAGAAAGCCATAAGACACAGCTGTGGCATGGTAATTGGTAAGACGCTCACtgaaatgtgtttcttttgtttgttagcCAATAATATGTAATCAGCAAGTCAGATGCAGTTTGAGAAACCACGCTGTCAGTGCTGAAAGCTTAAATaccagaaaaagaagagaaataaCAAGGGCAGGTTGCAGACAGCATTCAGGATTTAAAACTCACATCCGCATGAATAATTAACCAAAGGAAGTGGAAGCATTCATCTGGGGCCTAGAGGGAATGAAATGATACTTGTGATTCCTTAGAGAGTGGGAATTGTATTTTTGACAACACTAACTCAAATATAATGACCCCAACTCAGCGCTTGAATCTTCAAGCTCTATCCTGCAAGCTCTTCATTTCCTGGGGGTTTAAAGAATAATCTTTGAttgaaaatgcagctttaaatcAGTGTCTTCAGGGAAAAGGTGCAACGTTAATCAAAAGGATTTTGCTCACTGAACTCAAAACAGATTACATAAACTCTTTTGTGTATTCGGTGGCAGCCCTTTCCTTGACTTTCTTAAGCACAGAAGAGATCATTACCTCAGCTTTTTTAATTCAACCACTTAAGCACATAAAAACGAGCAGAATTTGTtaatgaacaaaatatttttgcagaTAGTTATCAAGCCTCTAAATCTGTACTGTCTTTTGTCACATAATCTACCATTCAGTGCATGCTTATATTTCCCCAGAGTGACCCTGGGCCCCCTTGAATCAAAGCTGTCAGGCTGACAAGTCAAACAAAACATCATTCATGCACAGAATTGAACTGATTGAAAGAGCATTTTGTAGCATGCTTGGTTTATGTTCACTATGATAAGACAGCACATTCATACCCCACTCCATGTAACTTTAACAGTAAGATGCTGAACAAAAAATGGTTACTTGAATTTTCTCAGACGCACTCCTATGTGTTGCACTGAAACTATTTACAACAAGTTAGAGCACTAAACTGTTGGAAGTGTTTCTGGGTGATTTTCAACTGCACAAAGCATAGAGATACAGCATTCTAGCCGTGGAGGCCAAATCCGCTCACCCAGATGTCTACTCAGAAAACAGTAGCCTTTATAAAAACACGAAAAAAGCTtgtggacagagaggaaacaggctACTATGGAAGACAGAGGAGGCATTTGTTGACATTGTATCGAGTGCAAAGCTGAGGTATTTGAGGCACAGAGGGGCCAGGTATTTGTCAGTCAGTGTTTCTTGTGCTTTTGCTGTCTCCAACTCAAACAACAAAAGCCCCATTGAGACAGCCTTTTTTCTCTGAGCAAGCACACAAAGCTTCCTGTACTAAGCTGCAACTGTCCATTACTGAGAACCACGTCTAGTCGTCTTTTTATGCACCTGTTTCAAGTTCTTCTGGCAACACAAAGAGGTATCAAAATTTTACAAGTAAAGAACAACTTTCTTTACttattcttgcatttttccatatcTTTTCTTTTAGCTCAGCTTTATCTTCTTTAATCAATTGCACTGCCCATAGACCAAAATAATCAAACTTTAAGAGATGCAGATACATTGAAGCCCAGCACATGATGTTGAGGTGGACTGGACATCAAACTAACTAGCCAtcaaacaaactgaacttggTATTTCTCACTGGTCTCGACATACGCTGAATATTTATGTGGCCTCCGACATTAGAGTGCAAGAGCATTACCTGCTGAGTGAAGTGGAAGGGTGTTTACTCAAACACCCTAATAAGCTCTTTTCGCTAGACACCATAGTCAGCCCCAGGTCGACAAGCCCCCTGCCACAGAGCTCCAGGGAGCCTGTGCTCATGCATGTCTCAGCATAAATTAGTAAAGCCCCTGTGTCAGACTCTGTCCAGACAAGAAGGTGAATCTCAGCC is part of the Myripristis murdjan chromosome 7, fMyrMur1.1, whole genome shotgun sequence genome and harbors:
- the lemd1 gene encoding LEM domain-containing protein 1 isoform X2 codes for the protein MLDLADLTDDDLKAMLLKHGVKAGPIVGSTRALYERKLKKLLEPDAQHKPNGTGDGALYSDSEEEEEDREEEEEEELDSEQVRQERAAQLEEAQQEISQAELCLQNGDYVYPQCFLMSSRLRACASRHWEPRPKRNAGNVVELSSEWSRSQCSQIPIELSRTSSLDEPTGLGSRVPPVSQSDIIHVPTSSSSRTFSITQMVEEMESQSLLSSSTDRERELNGSIVEEHWSRANRLDMLKRDKCTMKNQSLYYTPKASPYELAVKLTQEPVTDIPQEILPDSEPTPTGIHVTRRRPIKGAAGRPIQYKYPDTPVSPMTRERQEVERRLVPIYIQILVFLIVACLLYLIYAYVEDNSFNPFVALLDSLNQESGSEEGHLLQAETQDTPVLDTLTGQE
- the lemd1 gene encoding LEM domain-containing protein 1 isoform X1; translated protein: MPVFVEDPAKFSKSRLKSDLVAHNVSLPSAESKKEVYVQLYLKHVNQKNAADFSSDEEDHEQDAIDKEEHAKDPQMLDLADLTDDDLKAMLLKHGVKAGPIVGSTRALYERKLKKLLEPDAQHKPNGTGDGALYSDSEEEEEDREEEEEEELDSEQVRQERAAQLEEAQQEISQAELCLQNGDYVYPQCFLMSSRLRACASRHWEPRPKRNAGNVVELSSEWSRSQCSQIPIELSRTSSLDEPTGLGSRVPPVSQSDIIHVPTSSSSRTFSITQMVEEMESQSLLSSSTDRERELNGSIVEEHWSRANRLDMLKRDKCTMKNQSLYYTPKASPYELAVKLTQEPVTDIPQEILPDSEPTPTGIHVTRRRPIKGAAGRPIQYKYPDTPVSPMTRERQEVERRLVPIYIQILVFLIVACLLYLIYAYVEDNSFNPFVALLDSLNQESGSEEGHLLQAETQDTPVLDTLTGQE